One Campylobacter sp. MIT 12-8780 DNA window includes the following coding sequences:
- a CDS encoding tetratricopeptide repeat protein, which yields MKKFVFILFLLCGVNLLWANDSRDEFMQDYNACKNKDEQACKKLISVFEPSCNGESLSKEHRGFACWVVAAAFGSNNEYHKAASFSQKACDLGNGGGCAVLGTLYETGEGVRQSFEKSASFFQKACDLGEGIGCFNLGIFYYNGRGVKKNKAKAKEYYGKACDLRLQQGCNNYKEMSQ from the coding sequence ATGAAAAAATTTGTGTTTATTTTATTTTTACTTTGTGGGGTAAATTTGCTTTGGGCAAATGATAGTAGGGATGAATTCATGCAAGATTACAATGCTTGCAAAAATAAAGATGAGCAAGCTTGCAAAAAGCTCATATCAGTTTTTGAACCAAGTTGCAATGGTGAGAGTTTAAGCAAAGAGCATAGAGGCTTCGCTTGCTGGGTTGTGGCAGCTGCATTTGGTAGTAATAATGAATATCACAAGGCAGCTTCTTTTTCGCAAAAAGCATGCGATTTGGGAAATGGAGGTGGTTGTGCTGTACTAGGAACATTATATGAGACTGGAGAAGGTGTAAGGCAAAGTTTTGAGAAGTCAGCTTCATTTTTTCAAAAAGCTTGTGATTTGGGTGAGGGTATAGGTTGTTTTAATTTGGGAATTTTTTACTATAATGGAAGAGGTGTAAAGAAAAACAAGGCTAAGGCTAAAGAGTATTATGGTAAGGCTTGTGATTTAAGACTTCAGCAAGGGTGCAATAATTATAAAGAAATGAGCCAATAA
- a CDS encoding tetratricopeptide repeat protein, which yields MKKFVFILFLLCGINLLWAYDSKDEFMQCENKDKQACKRLISHFEPRCNDKSLSKEVRGYACSVVGAAYSNNNEYREAASFFQKGCDLGHGFGCGKIARLYGLGEGVKQDFKKSFAFAQKGCDLNDAVGCVILGALYENGDGVKQNKAKAKEYYGKACDLGEQLGCDSYKRLNSR from the coding sequence ATGAAAAAATTTGTATTTATTTTATTTTTACTTTGTGGGATAAATTTGCTTTGGGCTTATGATAGTAAGGATGAATTCATGCAATGTGAAAATAAAGATAAACAAGCTTGCAAAAGGCTCATATCACATTTTGAACCAAGGTGCAATGATAAGAGTTTAAGTAAAGAGGTTAGAGGCTACGCTTGCTCGGTTGTGGGGGCGGCATACTCTAACAATAACGAATATCGCGAGGCAGCTTCTTTTTTTCAAAAAGGATGTGATTTGGGACATGGTTTTGGTTGTGGAAAAATTGCAAGATTGTATGGTTTAGGGGAAGGTGTAAAACAGGACTTTAAAAAATCATTTGCTTTTGCTCAAAAAGGATGTGATTTGAATGACGCTGTCGGTTGTGTCATCCTAGGGGCTCTTTATGAAAATGGAGATGGTGTCAAACAAAACAAGGCAAAAGCAAAAGAGTATTATGGCAAAGCTTGTGATTTGGGCGAACAACTAGGATGTGATAGTTACAAAAGGCTGAATTCAAGATAA